The Methylobacterium durans nucleotide sequence GCGCCGGGACGGCCTGTTCACGGAAGTCATCCTGATCACCGCGTTCGCGGATCTTGAGACCGCGATCGAGGCGGTACGGGCGGGGGCGGCCGATTTCGTCCTGAAGCCGTTCCGCACGAAGCAGATCCTCAACGCCGTCATGCGCTGCCTCGACCGCGCGGCATTGCGGCGGGAGAACTTCGTGCTGCGCCGTCAGCTCGGGACGCCTGCGAAATCCGAGGCGACCGGCCGCATCGTCGGCACGTCTCAGCAGATGGTCCGGATCCGCGCGTTGGTCGCCCGGGCCGCCGCGACACCCAGCACCGTGCTGATCACCGGTGAATCCGGCACGGCGAAGGAGGTCACGGCGCGGGCGCTCCACGAGCAATCCTCCGTCGCCGACAGACCCTTCGTGCCGGTGAATTGCGGAGCGATCGCCGCCGAGATCATCGAGAGCGAGCTGTTCGGTCATGTGAAGGGCGCCTTCACGGGCGCAGCGTCCTCCCGCGAAGGGCTGTTCTTCTATGCCCAGGGCGGCACGCTCTTCCTCGACGAGGTCGCCGAGCTTCCGCTCGCGCTGCAGGCGAAGCTCCTGCGGGTCATCGAGGAGCGCAGGATTCGCCCGGTCGGCTCGGACCGTGAGATCCCGATCGACGTCCGCCTGATCGCGGCCACCAATGCCGACCTCGCCGAGGCGGTCGCCGCCGGGCGGTTCCGCGCCGACCTCTACTACCGGCTCGACGTCTTTCGCATCCATCTGCCGCCGCTGCGAGAACGGGTCGAGGACGTCGAGCCGCTCGCGCGGATGTTCATGGAGCAGATCTCCTTGCAGCTCGGCCTGCCGCCGCTGCCGATCAGGCCGAGCGTGCTGCAGCGTTTCGAAGCCTATTCCTGGCCGGGCAATGCCCGCGAGCTTCGGAACCGGATCGAGCGCGCGCTGATCCTCGGCGCTTTCGACGAGCCCGGCCTCAACGCGCCGGCGGAGGCGAGGACGGATGACCTCGCCGAGGTCGAGAAGCGTCACATCCTGCGCGTTCTGTCCGCATCGGACGGAAATCGGGCGGAAGCCGCTCGCCGCCTCGGCGTGTCGCGCAAGACGCTCGACCGCAAATGCGCGGAATGGAATGTCTGAGCGACCGTCAGGCGGCTGGCGGCTGCGCTCGGTCCGCGCGCGACTCCTCGCCATCGCCCTGCTGCCGATGGTGGCGGTGCTCCCCATCGTCCTCGGCTTCGCCCTGTTCTGGTGGCTCGCGCAGTTCGACGCTTTGCTCGTCTCAAAGGCACACGATGACCTGATCATCGCCCGCCAGTACCTGCGCCGCATCATGGAGCGCGGCGGTGAGCAGATCACGGCACTCGGCCAGTCGGCGGCGTTCGCCGAGGCGGAGCGTGCGGGCGGACTCGACGCGCTGCTCGAAGCGCGCCGGACGGAGCTCGGCCTCGACTTCCTCTACCTGACAGCCGCGGACGGTCGACTTCTGGCCGCAGCACCGGCCGGCGCGAAGCCTTCGCTCACGGCTGAATGGCGGATCATCGGCGCGGCACTCAAGGGTCGGTCGGAAACGGCGATCGACGTGTTCGACGAAGGCGCGATGGCGTCGCTCTCGCCCGGCATGGCAGCGCGTGCGCGGCTCGATCTCGTGCCGACGCCGGCCGCTGCCGAGACCGACCGCACGGTCGAGCCGCGGGGCCTCATCATCCACTCGGCCGGCCCTGCGGCGCTGGCCGATGGCCGCGTCGGCGCGCTGGTCGGCGGATCGCTCCTCAACGGCAATCTCGGGTTCGTCGACACGATCAACGACCTGATCTACGCCCATGCCGACCTGCCGGCCGGCAGCCAGGGCACGGCGACGCTGTTCCTCGACGACGTCCGCGTCGCGACGAATGTGCGCCTGTTCGGGGATCGACGCGCGCTCGGCACACGGGTCTCGCGCGAGGTGCGCGACGCCGTGCTCGGCGAGGGCCGCACCTGGCTCGACAGCGCCTTCGTGGTGAACGACCGATACCTCTCGGCCTACGAGCCGATCGCGGACAGCACCGGCCGCCGAGTCGGCATGCTCTACGTCGGCTTCCTCGAACAGCCGTTCCGCCTAGCACGCTGGGCTATGGTAGCGGCGGTCCTGGCCACCTTCGCGGTTGCGGCCGCCGTGACGGTGCCTTTCCTGCTCAGGCTCGCCCGCGCGATTTTCCAGCCGCTCGAGCGCATGAACCGGACCATCGCTGCCGTCGATGCCGGCGATCTCGGCGCGCGCACCGGAACCGTCTCCTGCGACGACGAGATCGGGCTCGTCGCGCGCCGCTTCGACGAGCTGCTCGACCGCCTGGAGGCGCGGGACACGGAGCTGCGCGCCTTTGCCCGCGAACTCGACGCGCGGGTCGAGGAGCGCACGCGCCAGCTCGAAGACACCCGGCGACAGCTCGTCATGTCCGAGAAGCTCGCATCGATCGGCGAGATCACGGCCGGTGTCGCCCATGAAATCAACAATCCGATCGCCGTGATTCAGGGCAACCTCGAAGTTGCACGCGAGGCGCTGGGACCGGCGGCGAATGAGGTCAAGGTCGAGTTCGATCTGATCGATCAGCAGGTTCACCGAGTGAACATGATCGTCACCCGGCTGCTGCAATTTGCGCGTCCGGAGGAATTTGCCGGATACATCGACGCGGTGACGCCGGCCGACGTCGTCGCCGATTGTCTGGTGCTCGTCCGCCATCTCCTCGACCGTGCCGACATCACCCTCGCTCGCTCCGACACGGCAACCCGCACGGTCGAGGTCAGCCGGACGGAACTGCAGCAGGTCGTGATCAATCTCTTGGTGAACGCTATCCACGCCATGCCCGAGGGCGGAGTACTCCGCCTCGGGACTGCGGACGAGGATCGCTCGGAGGCCGAGGGAGTAGTGATCACGGTGGCCGATACGGGCGTCGGCATCCCGCCTGACCAGCTGCGGAAGATCTTCGACCCCTTCTTCACCACCCGCACCCACGGCGGCACGGGACTGGGCCTCTCAATCAGCTACACGCTGATCGCGCGCTACAGCGGCACGATCAGCGTCGACAGCGCGGTCGGCCACGGATCGGCCTTCACGATCTGGCTGCCATCCGGCCAACGATCGAGCGAATGAAGGTGCGCCCGCTCCCCTACATCGCGCGGGAACCGATCACAGGAGACGACCGACCCGCGTGCCGAAGGGGGCCTCGGGGGTCGAGCTGCGCCACACATGCGTGGGTGGAGTTGCTGCAGCTTGCTATAGTGAAGGACGCGGCGCTCGCAGGCGGCATGCGGACGCGCCGATGCCCGCACCTCCTGCGAGGAGCAAACCATGCACGTGCTCGACTGGCTGGGCTTCACCGCGGCCTTCCTGGCGGCGCTGCCGCCGGGATCGGAGCGGCCGCCCGAGGGCCCGATGCTCGAGAAGCCGGGTGGCCGGGCTGCCGGTCCACTCACCGCCTTCGTCATCCTCTTGCTGATCTCGTCCTTCCCTGTCGCCTGGGCGATGAGCAGGGCGGAGGAGACGTTCAGAGCGACCTGCGAAGCCTCGGGCGGGCAGATCATCCGCGTCCCGCTCAGCATCAGCTACGTCGATCAGTGCGAGCGATGAGGACAGGCCCCCTCATTCGGGCCGTCCCGGAAGACCGATCAGGTCAAGCTTCAGCGTCCGCAACTCTTCCAGGTGCGCCGCCGTCAGGGCGCCCAGGAGGGCTTCCGCTTTCGGCGTGAGAGCGAGTTCCATGCGCCGACGGTCCTGCGCGCCGCGAGTCTTCGTCAGCAGCCCTGCGTCGACCATGCGCGAGACCAGCTCGGCGGCCGTGTGCGGGGCGATCAGGAGCTGCTCGGCCAGCATCCCCACCGTGGGGGCCTCCGGCGCCAGATGCCCTGCGATCGAGAGGAGGGCCTGATGTTGCTGGGGCGGAATGCCTGCCGCCAACGCGGCGGCCTCGCTGAAGACGAGGAAGCGCCTGAGTTGGAAGCGGAAGGCCGCGATTGCCGCATACTGCTGGCGCGACAATCTTTGCCGCGCGCTCTGTCTCGCCGTCATCCTGACCCCATCACCTTTCGCGCTGGACTATATCGTAGTGCGATACATATAAGCGCCCGCGCAAGTAGGGATGGTGATGCAGCGAGTCCGTTCGAGCCATGTCGATAACAGCCGGGACGCAGTGCTCGGCGGTGTCCGCAAGCGCGCCCTCGGCGACTTCACGACCGATCGGCGTGTTCTGATCCTCATCGCGATGTCGCTCGTGATCGGAACGGGCGGCGCTTTGGCGGCGTGGCTCCTCATCGAACTGATCGCCCTCGTCACGAACGTTGTCTGGTTTGGCCGCCTGGATGCGGCTCCGACCTCGCTCGCCGACGCGGCGCGGACGCCTTGGATGGTCGCGATCCCGGCGCTGGGCGGCCTCGTCATCGGCGTGATGGCGCGTTTCGGCTCGGAGAAGATCCGCGGTCACGGCATCCCGGAGGCCATCGAGGCGATCCTCATCGGCGGCAGCCGGATGTCGGCCAAGGTCGCCGTGCTGAAGCCGATCTCGTCTGCCATCTCGATCGGCACCGGTGGCCCCTTCGGTGCGGAAGGGCCGATCATCATGACAGGGGGTGCGATCGGGTCCCTGTTCGCCCAGTTCTTCCATCTGAGCGCCGCCGAGCGGAAGACGCTCCTCGTCGCCGGCGCGGCGGCCGGCATGACGGCGATTTTCGGCACGCCGATCGCGGCAGTGCTCCTGGCAGTCGAATTGCTGCTGTTCGAATGGCGGCCGCGGAGTTTCATCCCCGTCGCCGCTGCCGTCGTGACGGCATTCTGCTGGCGGCCGCTGCTGTTCGGCACCGGCCCCCTGTTTCCGTTCGCCGATGATCCTGCGCTTCCGTGGTGGGGCCTCATCGCCTGTGTTGGGCTCGGATCTCTGGCCGGGATGCTGTCGGGTCTCCTGACGAAGCTTCTCTACACCCTTGAGGACGCGTTCGAGCGCCTGCCGATCCACTGGATGTGGTGGCCCGCTCTCGGGGGCCTGGTGGTTGGCCTGGGCGGTCTGATCGAGCCGCGCGCGCTCGGCGTCGGCTACGACGTGATCGGCGATCTTCTCACGGGCCACCTCGTTGCGCAGGCGGTGCTGATCCTGCTCCTCGTCAAGGCGGCGATCTGGCTGGTCGCCCTGTCATCCGGCACCTCGGGCGGCGTCTTGGCGCCGTTGCTGATCCTCGGCGGAGCGATGGGATGGCTGGTCGGTCTCGTCCTGCCGGGTGCGCCAGGCTTCTGGGCCCTGCTGGGCATGGCGGCGATGCTGGGCGGCACCATGCGGGCCCCCCTCACCGGCGCGCTCTTCGCGGTGGAACTGACGGGCGATGTTCACGCCCTCGCGCCTCTGCTCGCCGCGACAGTCGCTGCCTACGCCGTGACGGTGCTCCTGATGAAGCGCTCGATCCTGACCGAGAAGATCGCGCGCCGCGGGCAGCACATCACGCGCGAGTACGGCATCGACCCCTACGAACTGACCCGCGTCTCGGAGGTGATGGTCCGGGAGGTCGACGTGCTCGATGCAAGCTTGTCGATTGAGGAGGCCGTGACCGCCATCGAGGCGGGCCGGCATCATGCCTACCCCGTCGTCGATCGCCAGCGCCGACCCATCGGAATCGTCACGCGCGGCGACGCGCTGCGCTGGAAGGCCGAGGGTGGGCATGCGGCGGAATGCCTGGAGGAGCGGATCTCCGACGCGTCGCTGGCCGTGGCGCATCCCGACGATGTCGTGGCACGCGTGCTCGATATCATGTTGGCCGCCGGCCAGGGCCGTGTCCCCGTCGCCGACCCGATGACCGGCGCCCTGGTGGGCCTGGTCACCCGCCGGGATCTGCTTCAGGTGCGGGCGACATTCGTCCGATCCGAGCGGCAGCGCGACGCCTATTTCGTGCATCGCCGCATCCGCAGGGCTCGGCGGAGATATCAGGCGCGACGGCGCATCCTGTCGGCCGACGCGCCCGGCCGATAGGCCGTCCAGCGCGGCCGCGGCGCCTGATGAAGTTTGCGGCGGCGGGCAGGCCGTGCCCGCTGCGAGGGTCGGCGGCGCGCCGTCAGCAAGACAGCTGAAGTCACCGATATTCGAGAGGCCCGGATCTTGCCTTGCCCGCTGCCGACAGGCGTCGCGCGAGCGTCCCGCTCAGCACGCCTGCTGCAAGCCGCGCAAAGGAGCGCGGCCGGATGCCGGGATCAGTCCCGTCCACGCCGGTCAGCTTTGCAGGAACTTCGAACCGACAAGGACGATACATGGCCTATCTCGCGCCTGCAGAATTCGCCACCAAGATGGTCGACGCCGGTGAGTCCAAAATCTTCATGTCGACCCGAGACACCGTGATTCGGGCCTACATGGCCGGCGCGATCCTGGCCCTGGCCGCGGTCTTCGCCGTGAGCATCAATCAGCAGACCGGCATCCCGATCCTCGGCGCGGCCCTCTTTCCGGTCGGCTTCTGCATGCTCTACCTGCTGGGCTTCGACCTGCTCACCGGTGTGTTCGTGCTGGCTCCCCTCGCCCTCCTCGACGGTCGGCCGGGCGTCACGTGGAGCGGCGTGCTCCGCAACTGGGGCCTCGTCTTCGTTGGCAATTTCCTGGGCGCGCTCACGGTCGCCTTCATGATGGGCTTCGTGTTCACCTTCGGCTTCACGGCACCAGCCGATAAGGTCGGCGAGTACATCGCCCATATCGGCGAGCGTCGGACGGTCGGCTACGCCGCGCACGGCGTCGGCGGCTGGTTCACGATCTTCATGCGCGGCATGCTGTGCAACTGGATGGTCTCCACCGGCGTCGTCGGTGCGATGATCTCGACCACCGTGAGCGGCAAGGTGATCGCCATGTGGATGCCGATCATGGTGTTCTTCTACATGACCTTCGAGCACTCGGTGGTGAACATGTTCCTGTTCCCCTTCGGCCTGCTCATGGGTGGTCAGTTCTCGATCGCGGATTACTTCTTCTGGAACGAGGTTCCGACCGTGCTCGGCAACCTCGTCGGCGGCCTCGCCTTCACCGGCCTGACCCTCTACACGACCCACGTCCGCACCGCGCCGAAGCGGACCGCGCTTCGGTCCGAGCGCCGTCTCGCGGCCTAAACCCGGCTTGACCGGACGGGCCTCGCGCCGCAAGGCCGGGTCCCGTCCAGCCGGGGCCCGCTCATGCCATCAGACCTGACGCTCTCCCTCGGCCAGCACAGCGAGCGCGGCCGCAAGGAGGCCAACCAGGACTTTCACGGTGCCCTCATCCCCGAGCGTCCCGCGCTCGCGCTGAAGGGCGCCGTGATCGCCATCGCCGACGGCATCGGCAGCAGCGCCGTCAGCCACGTCGCCAGCGAGACGGCGGTCAAGAGCTTCCTCACCGACTATTACGACACGCCGGACACGTGGTCGGTGAAGACGTCGGCGCGCCGCGTCATCGCCGCGACCAATTCCTGGCTCCATGCCGAGACCCGGCGCAACCGCGACCTCCAGGATCCCGACGGTGGCCGCGACAGAGGCTACGTCACGACGTTCAGCGCGCTCGTCCTGAAGTCGCGGACGGCCCACATCTTCCACGTGGGCGATGCCCGCGTCGCGCGCGTGGTCGGGCGCTCGCTCGAAGCGCTCACCGAGGATCACCGCGTCTCCCTATCCGCCACCGAATCGTATCTCGGACGGGCGCTCGGGGCCGCGGCCCATGTGGAGATCGACCACATCGCGGTCGCTGTCGAGCGCGGCGACGTCCTCGTCCTCACGACGGACGGCGTGCACGAGCATGTGCGCGCGGAATCCATCGTCGGGGAGATCGCCCGGCACGGCGACGATCTCGGCCAGGCCGCCCGCGAGATCGTCAGGCGTGCCTACGAGAATGGCAGCGCCGACAACCTGACTGTCCAGATCGTGCGCATCGACAATGTCCCGGACGGAGAGGCGGCGGAGCTCGCGGGCCGGATCGAGGAACTGCCCCCGGCGCCCCTGCTCGAACCACCGGCGCTCTTCGACGGCTATCGCGTCTTGCGCGTCCTGCACGCGAGCCACCGCAGC carries:
- a CDS encoding sensor histidine kinase, with translation MSERPSGGWRLRSVRARLLAIALLPMVAVLPIVLGFALFWWLAQFDALLVSKAHDDLIIARQYLRRIMERGGEQITALGQSAAFAEAERAGGLDALLEARRTELGLDFLYLTAADGRLLAAAPAGAKPSLTAEWRIIGAALKGRSETAIDVFDEGAMASLSPGMAARARLDLVPTPAAAETDRTVEPRGLIIHSAGPAALADGRVGALVGGSLLNGNLGFVDTINDLIYAHADLPAGSQGTATLFLDDVRVATNVRLFGDRRALGTRVSREVRDAVLGEGRTWLDSAFVVNDRYLSAYEPIADSTGRRVGMLYVGFLEQPFRLARWAMVAAVLATFAVAAAVTVPFLLRLARAIFQPLERMNRTIAAVDAGDLGARTGTVSCDDEIGLVARRFDELLDRLEARDTELRAFARELDARVEERTRQLEDTRRQLVMSEKLASIGEITAGVAHEINNPIAVIQGNLEVAREALGPAANEVKVEFDLIDQQVHRVNMIVTRLLQFARPEEFAGYIDAVTPADVVADCLVLVRHLLDRADITLARSDTATRTVEVSRTELQQVVINLLVNAIHAMPEGGVLRLGTADEDRSEAEGVVITVADTGVGIPPDQLRKIFDPFFTTRTHGGTGLGLSISYTLIARYSGTISVDSAVGHGSAFTIWLPSGQRSSE
- a CDS encoding formate/nitrite transporter family protein, translated to MAYLAPAEFATKMVDAGESKIFMSTRDTVIRAYMAGAILALAAVFAVSINQQTGIPILGAALFPVGFCMLYLLGFDLLTGVFVLAPLALLDGRPGVTWSGVLRNWGLVFVGNFLGALTVAFMMGFVFTFGFTAPADKVGEYIAHIGERRTVGYAAHGVGGWFTIFMRGMLCNWMVSTGVVGAMISTTVSGKVIAMWMPIMVFFYMTFEHSVVNMFLFPFGLLMGGQFSIADYFFWNEVPTVLGNLVGGLAFTGLTLYTTHVRTAPKRTALRSERRLAA
- a CDS encoding chloride channel protein, coding for MQRVRSSHVDNSRDAVLGGVRKRALGDFTTDRRVLILIAMSLVIGTGGALAAWLLIELIALVTNVVWFGRLDAAPTSLADAARTPWMVAIPALGGLVIGVMARFGSEKIRGHGIPEAIEAILIGGSRMSAKVAVLKPISSAISIGTGGPFGAEGPIIMTGGAIGSLFAQFFHLSAAERKTLLVAGAAAGMTAIFGTPIAAVLLAVELLLFEWRPRSFIPVAAAVVTAFCWRPLLFGTGPLFPFADDPALPWWGLIACVGLGSLAGMLSGLLTKLLYTLEDAFERLPIHWMWWPALGGLVVGLGGLIEPRALGVGYDVIGDLLTGHLVAQAVLILLLVKAAIWLVALSSGTSGGVLAPLLILGGAMGWLVGLVLPGAPGFWALLGMAAMLGGTMRAPLTGALFAVELTGDVHALAPLLAATVAAYAVTVLLMKRSILTEKIARRGQHITREYGIDPYELTRVSEVMVREVDVLDASLSIEEAVTAIEAGRHHAYPVVDRQRRPIGIVTRGDALRWKAEGGHAAECLEERISDASLAVAHPDDVVARVLDIMLAAGQGRVPVADPMTGALVGLVTRRDLLQVRATFVRSERQRDAYFVHRRIRRARRRYQARRRILSADAPGR
- a CDS encoding sigma-54-dependent transcriptional regulator; this translates as MSTGPDATAAPEAPADPWLAKAHVLVVDDEPGMRNFLVRTLAPRCARVEAVGDTIAAGQLLDSSHFDLIILDNILGGRTGLAWLAELRRDGLFTEVILITAFADLETAIEAVRAGAADFVLKPFRTKQILNAVMRCLDRAALRRENFVLRRQLGTPAKSEATGRIVGTSQQMVRIRALVARAAATPSTVLITGESGTAKEVTARALHEQSSVADRPFVPVNCGAIAAEIIESELFGHVKGAFTGAASSREGLFFYAQGGTLFLDEVAELPLALQAKLLRVIEERRIRPVGSDREIPIDVRLIAATNADLAEAVAAGRFRADLYYRLDVFRIHLPPLRERVEDVEPLARMFMEQISLQLGLPPLPIRPSVLQRFEAYSWPGNARELRNRIERALILGAFDEPGLNAPAEARTDDLAEVEKRHILRVLSASDGNRAEAARRLGVSRKTLDRKCAEWNV
- a CDS encoding MarR family winged helix-turn-helix transcriptional regulator, whose translation is MTARQSARQRLSRQQYAAIAAFRFQLRRFLVFSEAAALAAGIPPQQHQALLSIAGHLAPEAPTVGMLAEQLLIAPHTAAELVSRMVDAGLLTKTRGAQDRRRMELALTPKAEALLGALTAAHLEELRTLKLDLIGLPGRPE